The Catenuloplanes niger genome includes a window with the following:
- a CDS encoding DivIVA domain-containing protein: MPLTPADVHNVAFKKPPIGKRGYDEEEVDAFLDEVERELARLIEENNELRAQVERGGGRPVAPAGPGADPRMAAELNDLKAQLDRVQRDKAAADQAARAMQAELDQVRAQGGPAGGMGAGTNPDGEQQALRVLMMAQRTADDHVADARREADKLLTDARTKAEEVTREARAKADALERDARQRHQEAMGGLDAKRSALQKHIEELKQFEREYRTRLKAYLESQLRDLDGRGQGLEAELTRSEGNRAVGGSGGLAAAGLASSYGGGRSGSSIESGR, translated from the coding sequence ATGCCGCTGACCCCGGCCGACGTCCACAACGTCGCCTTCAAAAAACCCCCCATCGGCAAGCGGGGGTACGACGAGGAGGAGGTCGACGCCTTCCTCGACGAGGTCGAGCGCGAGCTCGCCCGTCTGATCGAAGAGAACAACGAGCTCCGCGCTCAGGTCGAGCGTGGTGGCGGCCGCCCCGTCGCCCCGGCCGGTCCGGGCGCCGACCCGCGGATGGCCGCCGAGCTCAACGACCTCAAGGCGCAGCTCGACCGCGTCCAGCGGGACAAGGCCGCCGCCGACCAGGCCGCTCGCGCCATGCAGGCCGAGCTCGACCAGGTGCGCGCGCAGGGTGGTCCCGCCGGTGGCATGGGTGCCGGCACCAACCCCGACGGCGAGCAGCAGGCGCTCCGCGTGCTGATGATGGCCCAGCGCACCGCCGACGACCACGTCGCCGACGCGCGCCGGGAGGCCGACAAGCTGCTGACCGACGCCCGCACCAAGGCGGAGGAGGTCACCCGCGAGGCGCGGGCCAAGGCGGACGCGCTCGAGCGTGACGCCCGCCAGCGTCACCAGGAGGCCATGGGCGGCCTGGACGCGAAGCGGTCGGCGCTGCAGAAGCACATCGAGGAGCTCAAGCAGTTCGAGCGCGAGTACCGCACCCGGCTGAAGGCGTACCTCGAGAGCCAGCTGCGCGACCTCGACGGTCGTGGCCAGGGGCTCGAGGCGGAGCTGACCCGCAGCGAGGGCAACCGCGCCGTGGGCGGATCCGGCGGTCTCGCCGCGGCGGGCCTGGCCTCGTCGTACGGCGGCGGTCGCAGCGGCTCCTCGATCGAGTCCGGCCGCTAG
- a CDS encoding DUF167 domain-containing protein encodes MTGMDFSVPVRVKPGASRARVGGRHDGPHGPALVVAVNAPPVDGRATEAARKALASALGVRPASVTLKLGAASRDKVFLVAGAPEALSAAVTELRDGG; translated from the coding sequence ATGACGGGCATGGACTTTTCCGTGCCCGTCCGGGTGAAGCCCGGTGCATCCCGCGCGCGCGTCGGTGGCCGGCACGACGGACCGCACGGCCCCGCGCTGGTCGTCGCCGTCAACGCGCCGCCGGTCGACGGCCGCGCCACCGAGGCCGCGCGCAAGGCCCTGGCGAGCGCGCTCGGCGTGCGGCCCGCGTCCGTCACGCTGAAGCTCGGCGCCGCCAGCCGCGACAAGGTCTTCCTGGTCGCGGGCGCGCCCGAGGCGCTGTCCGCGGCCGTGACCGAGCTGCGGGACGGCGGGTGA